The Crocosphaera subtropica ATCC 51142 genome includes a window with the following:
- a CDS encoding efflux RND transporter permease subunit, with protein sequence MNSKFNPSRLGISGLAIRQHIGTLMLTLAVMIVGIFFVTTIQVDLLPSITYPRIGVRIETPGIAPEVAIDEITRPLEQALSATEGVEQVYSQTRENRVRLDLYFKVGGDIDQSLNDATAALNRARNNLPDNLEPPRLFKYDPSQLPVYEFALTSSIKKDVDLRVFADEELARELTVIPGVASVDVSGGVEEEVRVNIDLDRLQALGVGLRDVLDELEERNQDVAGGRLLGENGEPLTRAVGRFKTAEEIRNLSFAVHNNGENGVSQRVYLRDFAEVIDGTEDQRIFVSLNGTPAVKLSVQKQPDANTIEVVNRVKEKIKNLTESNIITDDMTLVTTLDESIFIENSIQNVINSGLIGTGLAALAVLLFLGSLRQTFIIVVSIPLATLGAVILMKIFGLSLNVFSLGGLALGVGIVVDNSIVMLETIAEGVGVVPGKKSKSRLTSQDLINKSISSSQTVESALIASTSTNLVAVLPFLMIGGFISLLFNELILTISFAVAASILVALTIVPMLTSRLLSIRWSSGLHKFWPLYWFNQGFKQLTKSYQWFLAQLLKLRWIVIIIAFVVLGGSSLNLAQQIPQEILPRINTGQAQLIAQFPPNTSLETNRKVMEVTEEIFLQQPETQFVFSTSGGYLFGSNTTENVLRGTSNITLKPGTNVQAYTDRVSQEFDKLNLVDIRLRVFPDGVRGLILNNSPVRRADIDLILQGNDQNSLDEAGETILNVLGEKATLAQFSPDGDPRQPEVQIRPDPERLATFGLNIADIQDSLETAIQGIVATRLQRENRLVDIRVQLDRSVINRPSELKDIPLFTEGNRQIRLGDVAKIEKGKAPAEIQRINQRQVFIIEGNLTEGATLGTALQEMKAILDTIDLPEGVRVLPSYAEQSSKELQSALLILGALAAFLVFVVMAVQYNSLVDPLVIMLTLPLALSGGILGLYITQTAIGATVVVGAILLVGIVVNNAIVLIELANQIRLEKNCDRRTAIIEAAPQRLRPILMTTITTVLGMLPLAIGGGEGGEFLQPLGIVVFSGLSLATLLTLFIIPCFYILLHDIFSLGSSKKKQQKPEFSLTLEPEKKDKISYKKITTKNKP encoded by the coding sequence ATGAACTCTAAATTTAACCCCTCCCGTCTCGGTATTAGTGGTTTAGCAATTCGTCAACATATTGGCACTTTAATGTTAACCTTAGCAGTAATGATAGTGGGAATTTTTTTTGTTACCACTATTCAGGTTGACTTACTTCCTTCTATTACTTATCCTCGCATTGGTGTCCGTATCGAAACCCCTGGTATTGCCCCAGAAGTTGCCATAGATGAAATTACTAGACCCCTCGAACAAGCGTTATCAGCAACGGAAGGCGTAGAACAGGTTTATTCTCAAACCCGTGAAAATCGTGTCAGGTTAGACCTTTATTTTAAGGTAGGTGGCGATATTGATCAATCGTTAAATGATGCCACAGCAGCTTTAAACCGTGCGAGGAATAATTTACCTGATAATTTAGAACCACCTCGTCTGTTTAAATATGATCCCTCTCAGTTACCCGTATACGAGTTTGCTTTAACTTCATCTATTAAAAAAGATGTAGATTTAAGGGTGTTTGCCGACGAGGAATTAGCCAGAGAGTTAACGGTGATTCCTGGGGTTGCCTCTGTGGATGTTTCGGGGGGTGTTGAAGAAGAAGTTAGGGTTAATATTGATTTAGATCGTTTACAAGCTTTAGGTGTTGGTTTACGGGATGTTTTAGATGAGTTGGAAGAAAGAAACCAAGATGTAGCCGGCGGACGTTTATTAGGAGAAAATGGGGAACCTTTAACTCGTGCAGTGGGACGGTTTAAAACAGCCGAAGAAATTCGTAATTTATCTTTTGCGGTGCATAATAACGGAGAAAATGGAGTATCACAAAGAGTTTATTTAAGGGATTTTGCCGAAGTTATTGATGGGACAGAAGATCAAAGAATTTTTGTCTCTTTAAATGGAACCCCTGCGGTTAAACTGAGTGTTCAAAAACAACCTGATGCTAATACCATTGAAGTGGTTAATAGGGTCAAAGAAAAAATAAAAAATTTAACCGAAAGTAATATTATTACGGATGATATGACGCTGGTGACAACGTTAGATGAATCAATTTTTATTGAAAATTCTATCCAAAATGTAATTAATTCTGGCTTGATCGGTACGGGTTTAGCTGCACTGGCAGTTCTCTTATTTTTAGGATCATTGCGTCAAACGTTTATCATTGTTGTGTCTATCCCTTTGGCTACTTTAGGGGCAGTTATTTTAATGAAAATATTTGGCTTATCCCTCAATGTTTTTAGTTTAGGGGGATTAGCTTTAGGGGTTGGTATTGTGGTAGATAACTCCATTGTGATGTTAGAAACCATTGCTGAGGGTGTAGGGGTTGTTCCAGGAAAAAAGAGCAAAAGTCGTTTAACTTCTCAAGACTTAATTAATAAATCAATCAGTAGCAGTCAAACAGTAGAGTCTGCTTTAATTGCCTCGACTAGCACAAATTTAGTAGCTGTTTTACCCTTTTTGATGATTGGAGGCTTTATTTCGTTACTATTTAATGAACTGATTTTAACTATTAGCTTTGCTGTTGCTGCTTCGATTTTAGTAGCGTTGACTATTGTACCAATGTTAACCTCCAGATTATTATCTATTCGTTGGTCAAGTGGGTTACATAAATTCTGGCCATTATACTGGTTTAATCAAGGATTTAAGCAGTTAACTAAAAGTTATCAATGGTTTCTTGCCCAGCTGCTTAAACTACGCTGGATAGTGATTATTATTGCATTTGTTGTTTTGGGAGGAAGTAGTCTTAATTTAGCCCAACAAATTCCTCAAGAAATTTTACCAAGGATTAATACGGGACAAGCCCAGTTGATTGCTCAATTTCCTCCGAATACTTCCCTAGAAACCAATCGTAAGGTGATGGAAGTTACAGAAGAGATTTTTCTGCAACAGCCAGAAACTCAATTTGTTTTTAGCACATCAGGAGGGTATTTATTTGGATCGAATACCACAGAAAATGTCTTACGAGGAACAAGTAATATTACTCTGAAACCTGGAACCAATGTCCAAGCATACACTGATAGAGTCAGTCAAGAATTTGATAAATTAAATTTAGTTGATATTCGCTTGCGAGTCTTTCCTGATGGGGTAAGAGGGTTAATCTTAAATAACTCCCCCGTTAGACGGGCAGATATCGATTTAATCTTACAAGGAAACGATCAAAATAGTTTAGATGAGGCAGGAGAAACCATCTTAAACGTATTAGGAGAAAAGGCAACCCTAGCACAATTTAGTCCTGATGGTGATCCTCGTCAACCCGAAGTACAAATACGCCCAGATCCTGAGCGATTAGCTACTTTTGGCTTAAATATTGCTGATATTCAAGATTCTCTTGAAACTGCTATCCAAGGTATTGTTGCTACTCGCTTACAAAGGGAAAATCGTCTGGTTGATATTCGAGTACAATTAGATCGCAGTGTTATTAATCGTCCCTCTGAATTAAAAGATATTCCCTTGTTTACGGAAGGAAATCGTCAAATTCGCTTAGGGGATGTAGCAAAAATTGAAAAAGGAAAAGCTCCCGCCGAAATTCAACGAATTAATCAGCGTCAAGTATTTATCATAGAAGGAAATTTAACCGAAGGGGCGACTTTGGGAACTGCATTGCAAGAAATGAAGGCAATTTTAGATACCATCGACTTACCAGAAGGGGTGAGGGTTTTGCCTAGTTATGCTGAACAAAGTAGCAAAGAATTACAATCTGCATTGCTGATTTTAGGTGCATTAGCTGCCTTTTTAGTCTTCGTGGTTATGGCGGTACAATATAATTCTTTAGTGGACCCTTTAGTGATTATGTTAACCCTTCCCTTGGCATTAAGTGGAGGTATTTTGGGATTATATATCACCCAAACTGCTATCGGTGCAACGGTAGTTGTAGGGGCAATTTTATTAGTAGGAATTGTAGTAAATAATGCCATTGTCTTGATAGAATTAGCCAATCAAATTAGACTCGAAAAAAATTGTGATCGCCGAACCGCAATTATTGAAGCAGCCCCCCAAAGATTACGCCCTATTTTGATGACAACTATTACCACAGTTTTAGGGATGTTACCCTTAGCAATAGGGGGAGGAGAAGGGGGAGAATTTTTACAACCTTTGGGTATTGTTGTCTTTTCTGGGTTATCCTTAGCAACGTTATTAACCCTATTTATTATTCCTTGTTTTTACATTTTACTGCACGATATCTTTAGTCTAGGAAGTAGTAAAAAGAAACAGCAAAAACCTGAATTTTCTCTAACCCTAGAACCAGAAAAAAAGGATAAAATTAGTTACAAAAAAATTACGACTAAAAATAAACCTTAG
- a CDS encoding diflavin flavoprotein, with protein sequence MLSSTCLPTRPRDVQTATIAKNTTIFRSRTWERLKFEVEYALCKGTTANAYLIEGDKVALFDPPGESFTEIFLQELEDHLGLSEIDYVILGHVNANRMATLKILVEKAPQITLVCSKPAAKTLKTTFPHWEDKIKAVRSEESLDLGQGHCLQFTFIPTPRWPDGLCTYDSQTRILYTDKLFGLHLCHDAVFDDDWKALDEDRRYYFDCLHGAQSKQVAEILDKLEPFSARYYAPGHGVMVRYSLSRLTYDYRQWCQQQQTQDLKVALLYASAYGNTAIMAQAIAQGIMDQGVGVELINCESATPEEITDAIQKCDGFLIGSPTLGGHAPVQIQTALGIVLGTASKTKLAGVFGSYGWSGEAIDLISQKLRDGNYNLGFDPLRIRFSPDEAAVEHCQQTGVDFAQTLKKRQKQGAVASGLTTVQSDRTEQAIGRIIGSLCVITTCQNQGHQGFLTSWISQATFNPPGLMIAIDKKQWNEGDFEVDTSFIVNILKEGRNVRKHFSESNSSPFDHLETETASNGCLILKEGLAYLECTVQQRVEAGDRWLVFALVNQGDVLEDKGLTAIAHRKSGKQY encoded by the coding sequence ATGCTTAGCTCAACCTGTCTTCCTACCCGTCCCCGTGACGTTCAAACCGCCACCATCGCCAAGAATACCACTATCTTTCGCTCTCGAACCTGGGAACGCCTAAAATTTGAAGTAGAATATGCTTTATGTAAAGGTACAACCGCCAACGCTTATTTAATTGAAGGCGATAAAGTCGCTTTGTTTGATCCTCCTGGAGAATCATTTACCGAGATTTTTTTACAAGAGTTAGAAGATCATCTAGGGTTGTCTGAGATAGATTATGTAATTTTGGGTCATGTTAATGCCAACCGTATGGCCACGTTGAAGATTTTAGTAGAAAAAGCCCCTCAAATCACCCTAGTTTGTTCTAAACCAGCTGCTAAGACTCTAAAGACTACATTTCCCCACTGGGAGGATAAAATTAAAGCCGTACGTTCCGAAGAAAGTTTAGATTTAGGACAAGGCCATTGCTTACAGTTTACCTTTATCCCAACTCCTCGCTGGCCTGATGGACTGTGTACCTATGATAGTCAAACCCGTATTCTTTACACGGATAAATTATTTGGCTTACATCTGTGTCATGATGCTGTATTTGACGACGACTGGAAAGCATTGGATGAAGATCGCCGTTACTATTTTGACTGTCTTCATGGGGCGCAGTCCAAACAAGTGGCCGAAATTTTAGACAAACTTGAGCCATTTTCCGCCCGATATTACGCACCTGGCCATGGGGTAATGGTTCGCTATAGTTTAAGTCGCTTAACCTACGATTATCGTCAATGGTGTCAACAACAACAGACCCAAGATTTGAAAGTGGCTTTATTGTACGCTTCTGCTTATGGGAATACAGCTATTATGGCTCAAGCGATCGCTCAAGGGATCATGGATCAAGGAGTAGGGGTAGAATTAATTAATTGTGAGTCAGCGACTCCTGAAGAGATCACCGATGCTATTCAAAAGTGTGACGGCTTTTTAATCGGTTCCCCAACCTTGGGAGGTCATGCACCGGTACAAATTCAAACCGCCTTGGGAATTGTGTTAGGTACAGCGAGTAAAACTAAGTTAGCAGGCGTATTCGGTTCTTATGGATGGAGTGGGGAAGCCATTGACTTAATTAGTCAAAAATTGAGGGATGGTAATTATAATCTAGGGTTTGATCCCTTGCGTATTCGGTTTAGTCCCGATGAGGCTGCCGTTGAACACTGTCAACAAACCGGAGTTGATTTCGCTCAAACCTTGAAAAAACGGCAAAAACAAGGGGCTGTAGCATCTGGGTTAACCACAGTACAAAGCGATCGCACTGAACAAGCGATCGGACGTATTATCGGTTCTCTGTGTGTCATTACCACCTGTCAAAACCAGGGCCATCAAGGGTTTTTAACCTCTTGGATTTCTCAAGCCACTTTTAATCCACCAGGGTTAATGATTGCTATTGATAAGAAACAATGGAATGAGGGAGATTTTGAAGTAGATACCTCTTTTATTGTCAATATTCTCAAAGAAGGGCGCAACGTCAGGAAACATTTTTCTGAGTCTAATAGTAGTCCCTTTGATCATTTAGAGACAGAAACTGCGTCCAATGGTTGTTTAATTTTAAAAGAGGGTTTAGCCTATCTTGAATGTACCGTACAGCAACGAGTAGAAGCAGGCGATCGCTGGTTAGTGTTTGCCTTAGTTAACCAGGGAGATGTGTTAGAAGATAAAGGATTAACGGCGATCGCTCATCGCAAGTCAGGAAAGCAATATTAA
- a CDS encoding DNA-directed RNA polymerase subunit gamma translates to MKPAQDTRFDYVKIGLASPERVRQWGERTLPNGVVVGEVTKPETINYRTLKPEMDGLFCERIFGPSKDWECWCGKYKRVRHRGIVCERCGVEVTESRVRRHRMGYIKLAAPVTHVWYLKGIPSYMSILLDMALRDVEQIVYFNAYVVLDPGNASNLSYKQLLTEDQWIEIEDQIYAEDSDLYGIEVGIGAEAIQRLLQEMNLEEIAEILREEIAQSKGQKRAKLIKRLRVIDNFIATGSLPAWMVLDVIPVIPPDLRPMVQLDGGRFATSDLNDLYRRVINRNNRLARLQEILAPEIIVRNEKRMLQEAVDALIDNGRRGRTVVGANNRPLKSLSDIIEGKQGRFRQNLLGKRVDYSGRSVIVVGPKLKIYQCGLPREMAIELFQPFVIHRLIRLGLVNNIKAAKKLIIKGDPSVWNVLEEVITGHPVLLNRAPTLHRLGIQAFEPILVEGRAIQLHPLVCPAFNADFDGDQMAVHVPLSLESQAEARLLMLACHNILSPATGKPIVAPSQDMVLGCYYLTAENPQSQKGNGRYFGNIDDAVKAFEHGLVDLHAYVWLRSEDPNEEVVTDLPDTEVLKTETLEDGSVIKHYRERRVREIDGEAVSQFIRTTPGRIIYNKTIQDALTVA, encoded by the coding sequence ATGAAACCAGCACAAGATACAAGATTCGACTATGTAAAAATTGGGTTAGCTTCCCCCGAACGGGTTCGCCAATGGGGAGAAAGAACCCTTCCAAATGGGGTTGTGGTCGGAGAAGTGACCAAACCCGAAACCATCAACTACAGGACTTTAAAACCGGAGATGGACGGACTATTTTGTGAGCGGATTTTTGGTCCGTCGAAAGACTGGGAATGTTGGTGTGGTAAATATAAACGGGTTCGTCACCGAGGTATTGTTTGCGAACGGTGTGGAGTCGAAGTTACTGAATCCCGTGTTCGTCGTCATCGCATGGGCTATATTAAATTAGCAGCCCCTGTGACTCATGTCTGGTATCTCAAAGGAATTCCCAGTTACATGAGTATTTTACTGGATATGGCTTTACGGGATGTAGAACAAATTGTTTACTTTAACGCCTATGTGGTTTTAGATCCGGGGAATGCCAGTAATTTAAGTTATAAGCAACTCTTAACTGAAGATCAATGGATTGAAATTGAAGATCAGATTTATGCCGAAGATTCCGACTTATATGGCATAGAAGTGGGTATCGGTGCAGAAGCCATTCAACGGTTACTGCAAGAAATGAACCTAGAAGAAATTGCCGAAATCTTACGGGAAGAAATCGCCCAAAGTAAAGGACAGAAACGGGCCAAACTGATTAAACGTTTACGGGTAATTGATAACTTTATCGCTACAGGTTCATTACCTGCGTGGATGGTATTAGACGTTATCCCCGTTATTCCCCCAGATTTACGTCCCATGGTACAGTTAGACGGGGGTCGTTTTGCCACCTCAGACCTCAATGACCTTTATCGACGGGTAATTAACCGTAATAACCGTTTAGCCCGCTTACAAGAGATTCTCGCACCGGAAATCATTGTCCGTAACGAAAAACGGATGTTACAAGAAGCAGTAGATGCTTTAATTGATAACGGAAGACGAGGCCGGACTGTTGTTGGGGCTAACAATCGTCCATTGAAATCCCTATCCGATATTATTGAAGGAAAACAAGGGCGTTTCCGTCAAAACCTCTTAGGAAAACGGGTGGACTATTCTGGTCGTTCTGTAATCGTGGTGGGGCCAAAACTGAAAATTTATCAATGTGGCTTACCCCGTGAAATGGCGATCGAATTATTCCAACCCTTCGTGATTCATCGTCTTATTCGCTTAGGATTAGTCAATAATATCAAAGCGGCCAAAAAGCTGATTATTAAAGGTGATCCCAGTGTTTGGAACGTCCTAGAAGAAGTGATTACCGGACACCCTGTCCTCTTAAACCGCGCCCCAACCCTACACCGTTTAGGGATTCAAGCCTTTGAACCTATTTTAGTGGAAGGTCGGGCTATTCAGTTACATCCTTTGGTTTGTCCTGCGTTTAACGCTGACTTTGACGGGGACCAAATGGCGGTTCACGTTCCTCTGTCTTTGGAATCCCAAGCCGAAGCGAGACTGTTGATGTTAGCTTGTCATAATATCCTATCTCCTGCAACGGGTAAGCCCATTGTTGCACCCTCTCAGGACATGGTACTCGGCTGTTATTATTTAACTGCAGAAAACCCCCAATCCCAAAAAGGAAACGGGCGTTATTTTGGCAATATCGACGATGCAGTTAAAGCATTTGAACATGGACTGGTAGACTTACACGCCTATGTGTGGTTACGTTCAGAAGATCCCAACGAAGAAGTCGTCACAGACCTGCCGGATACTGAGGTCTTAAAAACAGAAACCTTAGAAGATGGTAGTGTTATCAAACATTATCGAGAACGTCGGGTGAGGGAAATAGACGGTGAGGCGGTTTCTCAATTTATTCGGACTACCCCTGGACGGATTATTTATAACAAGACTATCCAAGATGCTTTAACTGTCGCCTAA
- a CDS encoding diflavin flavoprotein, with translation MVALTHQGTHLRALNRLTLQTNTIGENTTAIRCLDWDRDRFDIEFGLRNGTTYNSFIIEGEKTALVDTSHGKFRQLYLDCLKDLIDLSTLDYLIVSHTEPDHSGLVKDVLKLAPNVTVVGSKVAIQFLENMVHQPFKSLIVKSGSSLDLGQGHELQFISAPNLHWPDTIFTYDQKTSILYTCDVFGMHYCDDYIYDEEPDLLQADFKYYYDCLMGPNARSVLAALKRIDKLEIDTIATGHGPLLKHHIPQWINDYEKWSKEQAKTDNLVVIFYDEDYGYGEEIARHIAQGLQKTEVNIDLIDLSTTDPHETRQLVYEAKGLVLGMPSQSDDHAQVIVNTILAVAHPKQAIGLFESGGGEDEPIYPLRNKLQEIGVTEGFPPILVKTAPTPNTEKMAEEAGTDLGQWITRDRSIKNIKNIDSGLERALGRISNGLYLITANKGEIAGSMLASWVIQASLEPLGVAIAVSKDRAIESLLHPGDRFVLNVLEEGNAQGLMKHFLKRFAPGADRFAGVKTYPAQNGSQILANALAYLECEVISRTDCGDHWMIYSTVQRGRVSNVDGLTAVHHRKVGTHY, from the coding sequence ATGGTTGCACTCACTCATCAAGGTACCCATTTAAGAGCATTAAATCGTTTGACCCTACAAACGAATACGATCGGTGAAAATACCACGGCAATTCGTTGTTTAGATTGGGATCGCGATCGCTTTGATATTGAGTTTGGTTTAAGAAACGGAACCACTTACAATTCTTTCATCATCGAAGGAGAAAAAACGGCATTAGTTGATACATCTCACGGAAAATTTAGACAATTATATTTAGATTGTTTGAAGGATTTAATTGATCTTTCAACCCTTGATTATCTGATTGTTAGTCATACGGAACCGGATCATAGTGGGTTAGTTAAAGATGTTTTAAAATTGGCTCCTAATGTTACTGTTGTGGGGTCAAAAGTTGCCATACAATTCTTAGAGAATATGGTGCATCAACCCTTCAAAAGTTTAATAGTTAAGAGTGGATCTAGTTTAGATTTAGGACAAGGACACGAATTACAATTTATTTCTGCCCCTAATCTTCATTGGCCAGATACCATTTTCACCTACGATCAAAAAACCAGTATTCTTTATACTTGCGATGTCTTTGGAATGCACTATTGTGATGATTATATCTACGATGAAGAACCCGACCTATTACAAGCCGATTTCAAATATTATTATGATTGTTTGATGGGTCCGAATGCTCGCTCTGTTTTAGCGGCCTTAAAACGCATTGATAAGCTAGAAATTGATACCATTGCCACCGGACATGGACCACTTTTAAAACATCATATTCCTCAATGGATTAATGATTATGAAAAATGGAGTAAAGAACAGGCCAAAACCGATAATTTAGTCGTCATCTTTTATGATGAAGACTATGGTTATGGGGAAGAGATCGCTAGACATATTGCCCAAGGATTACAGAAAACCGAGGTCAATATTGACTTAATTGATTTATCAACCACTGATCCCCATGAAACTCGGCAACTGGTTTATGAAGCCAAAGGGTTAGTGTTAGGAATGCCCTCCCAGTCCGATGATCACGCTCAGGTCATTGTCAATACTATTTTAGCCGTTGCCCATCCCAAACAAGCGATCGGGTTATTTGAGTCAGGGGGAGGAGAAGACGAACCCATTTATCCTTTACGCAACAAATTACAAGAAATTGGCGTAACCGAGGGATTTCCCCCCATTTTAGTGAAAACTGCCCCAACCCCTAACACCGAAAAAATGGCCGAAGAAGCCGGCACGGATCTCGGTCAATGGATCACCCGCGATCGCTCGATTAAAAATATAAAAAACATCGATTCAGGGTTAGAAAGAGCATTAGGACGCATTAGTAACGGATTATATTTGATTACAGCCAATAAAGGAGAAATTGCTGGCTCAATGTTAGCCTCGTGGGTCATTCAAGCCAGCTTAGAACCCTTGGGAGTGGCCATTGCAGTGTCTAAAGATCGGGCGATTGAATCATTATTGCACCCAGGCGATCGCTTTGTTCTCAATGTACTCGAAGAAGGGAACGCACAAGGGTTAATGAAGCATTTTCTCAAACGGTTTGCACCAGGGGCCGATCGCTTTGCAGGAGTTAAAACCTATCCGGCCCAAAACGGTTCGCAAATTTTAGCCAATGCTTTAGCTTACCTCGAATGTGAAGTTATCAGTCGCACTGACTGCGGTGATCACTGGATGATTTATAGCACCGTACAACGGGGACGAGTCTCCAACGTTGACGGTTTAACGGCTGTTCATCATCGCAAAGTTGGAACTCATTATTGA
- a CDS encoding phosphate-starvation-inducible PsiE family protein: MYESLKHPSSRRNSWLNLNRIVNILEIIQDAIVICLCLGLFSFMVLQLYSMVLSLLPPVQFQIVTADILSLLIWVELFRLLIIYLKEQRISIGVAVEVAIVSVLREFIVRGVLEIAATQVLATCAFLLVLGMLMVIRVWLPPTFDGIDPEHAVSQRHQQRATTKKAETNGNHAILAKN; the protein is encoded by the coding sequence ATGTACGAATCTTTAAAACATCCTTCTTCACGGCGCAATAGTTGGCTTAACCTCAACCGTATCGTCAACATTCTAGAAATCATTCAAGATGCCATTGTTATCTGTTTATGTTTAGGACTATTTTCGTTTATGGTGTTGCAACTGTATTCAATGGTATTGTCTCTGTTGCCACCGGTACAATTTCAGATAGTAACGGCTGATATCTTATCCTTGCTCATTTGGGTGGAATTATTCCGTTTATTAATTATTTACCTGAAAGAACAGCGCATTTCTATCGGTGTTGCTGTAGAAGTCGCTATTGTCTCGGTTTTACGAGAATTTATTGTCAGAGGTGTTCTAGAAATTGCTGCAACGCAAGTATTAGCCACCTGTGCCTTTTTACTGGTTTTAGGAATGTTAATGGTGATTCGGGTTTGGCTTCCTCCCACGTTTGATGGGATTGATCCCGAACACGCTGTATCCCAACGTCATCAACAACGTGCAACGACCAAAAAAGCAGAAACCAATGGTAATCATGCCATTTTAGCTAAAAATTGA
- a CDS encoding NAD(P)/FAD-dependent oxidoreductase, with amino-acid sequence MSSSSDIIIIGGGAAGFLAAIVCAENNPQTRITILEASANVLKKVRVSGGGRCNVTHHCFDPAQLVTYYPRGGKELRGAFTRFQPRDIINWFEKKGVPLKTESDGRVFPVTDNSETIVNCLFNEVEKANINLKVKSEVLGLKSENNQFKLQLKNGEILEAKGVLLATGSSPKGYQLAKSLGHEIIKPLPSLFTFKIEDVRFKGLEGVAVNQVGLKLLGKGKKQQPQQVGSLLITHWGISGFGVLKLSAFGAKILAENNYRMLLSINWLFPKTPEQVKDQLLEIKDKNTQSRQQISSFCPLPLPKRLWQKLLEFVDIEPQKKWSEISKKDIIKLAQELSQGKYQILGKGVFKDEFVTCGGVKLKEVNFSTMESKICPNLYFAGEILDIDGVTGGFNFQSAWTTGWLAGKALSKSFYS; translated from the coding sequence TTGAGCAGTTCGTCAGATATTATTATTATTGGAGGAGGAGCAGCCGGATTTTTAGCAGCAATTGTCTGCGCCGAAAATAATCCTCAAACTCGAATAACAATACTTGAAGCAAGCGCAAACGTGTTAAAAAAAGTTCGTGTTTCTGGGGGAGGCCGTTGCAATGTTACTCATCACTGTTTTGATCCAGCACAATTAGTTACTTATTATCCTCGTGGGGGTAAAGAGTTAAGAGGGGCATTTACTCGCTTTCAACCTAGAGATATAATCAACTGGTTTGAGAAAAAAGGAGTCCCTTTAAAAACCGAATCTGACGGTCGTGTTTTTCCTGTAACTGATAATTCAGAAACCATTGTTAATTGTTTATTCAACGAAGTAGAAAAAGCTAACATTAACCTTAAAGTTAAGTCGGAAGTGCTTGGGTTAAAGTCAGAAAATAATCAGTTTAAACTTCAACTCAAAAACGGAGAAATTCTGGAAGCTAAGGGGGTTTTATTAGCAACAGGAAGTAGTCCAAAAGGTTATCAATTAGCTAAGTCTTTAGGTCATGAAATTATTAAACCTCTTCCTTCTTTATTTACTTTTAAAATTGAAGATGTACGTTTCAAAGGATTAGAAGGAGTGGCTGTTAATCAAGTCGGATTAAAATTGTTAGGAAAAGGAAAAAAGCAACAACCGCAACAGGTGGGTTCTCTTCTGATTACTCATTGGGGAATCAGTGGTTTTGGCGTTCTTAAATTATCAGCATTCGGAGCGAAAATTTTAGCAGAAAATAATTATCGAATGTTACTGTCAATTAATTGGCTTTTTCCTAAAACTCCTGAGCAAGTTAAAGATCAATTACTAGAAATTAAAGATAAAAATACTCAATCCCGTCAGCAAATTAGTTCTTTTTGTCCTCTACCTTTACCCAAAAGACTGTGGCAAAAACTGCTAGAGTTTGTTGATATTGAACCCCAAAAAAAATGGTCTGAAATTTCTAAAAAGGATATTATTAAACTAGCTCAAGAATTATCTCAAGGAAAGTATCAAATTTTGGGTAAAGGAGTTTTTAAAGATGAATTTGTGACTTGTGGAGGGGTAAAGCTAAAAGAAGTTAATTTTTCAACGATGGAAAGTAAAATTTGCCCTAATCTATATTTCGCCGGAGAAATTTTAGACATAGATGGAGTAACTGGAGGATTTAATTTTCAAAGTGCTTGGACTACAGGTTGGTTAGCAGGAAAAGCTTTGAGTAAATCTTTTTATTCTTAA